A window of Acropora muricata isolate sample 2 chromosome 3, ASM3666990v1, whole genome shotgun sequence contains these coding sequences:
- the LOC136912358 gene encoding uncharacterized protein yields the protein MSYFMWTQVWPIADLQRIDRETRKIMVENGTRHPLASTDQLYIPRSSGGRGLKSVESEYKLIKFKAAVKLCANTDPTLKLVREFEERAVEKGRRSMLKDASGFARELGIELELEHPEPVGRTESGELIDKKKIGVFAKKALNTKRRQGIEEQSWQGKLVANRWQDEQLDRSCFSLLCEWRTAPTYTIAAIEELYQQLLPTKVYSTKKAKTSGDSDVRCRLCGKGQESVAHVLAGCSALAQTAYHTRHNAAFKILFFELLRDHGLVETVPPWYSPTQPKPIYEGDRVTAYWDVPVFADQTEVRANRIDGRIVNKVRKTVTLLEMSCPWVDNRDHKDEEKTMKYAPLRLELKRQYPGFNIVQCNIIIDVLGGYSKDLKKSVRELVGSERSTAVLGRMQKSVVSSSLKIARSLKIMG from the coding sequence ATGAGCTATTTCATGTGGACCCAAGTATGGCCAATTGCTGACCTTCAAAGAATTGACCGGGAGACACGAAAGATCATGGTAGAGAATGGTACGAGACATCCCTTGGCTTCCACAGACCAGCTTTACATCCCAAGGAGCTCAGGTGGACGAGGACTCAAGTCAGTAGAATCTGAGTATAAATTAATTAAGTTCAAAGCTGCGGTTAAACTGTGTGCAAATACAGACCCAACGTTAAAGCTGGTACGAGAGTTTGAAGAGAGGGCTGTCGAAAAGGGGCGACGTTCTATGCTGAAGGACGCGAGCGGTTTCGCAAGGGAGCTTGGGATTGAGCTCGAATTAGAACACCCAGAGCCAGTTGGCCGGACAGAAAGCGGGGAACTGATTGATAAAAAGAAGATcggagtgtttgctaagaaagCCTTGAACACTAAGCGTCGCCAGGGGATCGAAGAACAGAGTTGGCAAGGCAAGTTAGTGGCCAATCGGTGGCAAGATGAGCAGCTCGACAGGAGCTGTTTCTCACTATTGTGTGAATGGAGAACTGCTCCCACTTACACAATAGCAGCAATTGAGGAGTTATACCAACAGCTCCTCCCGACAAAGGTCTATAGCACTAAAAAAGCTAAGACAAGCGGTGACTCGGATGTGAGGTGTCGACTATGCGGGAAGGGACAGGAGAGTGTGGCACATGTACTAGCAGGGTGTAGTGCGCTTGCTCAGACTGCGTACCATACTAGGCACAACGCAGCATTTAAGATCCTCTTTTTCGAGCTATTGAGGGATCATGGGCTTGTTGAAACGGTACCTCCATGGTATTCACCCACACAACCCAAACCTATCTATGAGGGAGACAGGGTGACGGCTTACTGGGATGTTCCAGTTTTTGCAGACCAGACGGAAGTCAGGGCCAACAGGATAGACGGTCGGATAGTGAACAAGGTGCGCAAGACGGTAACACtactggagatgagctgcccatgggtaGACAATCGGGACCACAAAGACGAggagaagaccatgaagtacGCCCCGCTTCGTCTAGAGCTCAAGAGACAGTACCCGGGTTTTAACATCGTTCAGTGcaacatcatcattgatgtcttaggagggtacTCGAAAGACCTCAAGAAGAGTGTCAGGGAGCTTGTTGGATCAGAAAGGAGTACAGCAGTGTTAGGCAGAATGCAGAAGTCTGTAGTCAGCAGTTCACTCAAGattgcaagatctttgaaaatcatgggttga